A portion of the Gossypium arboreum isolate Shixiya-1 chromosome 8, ASM2569848v2, whole genome shotgun sequence genome contains these proteins:
- the LOC108469005 gene encoding vesicle-associated protein 2-1-like: protein MTADGSNPLISVQPNALKFVFELEKPSFCDLKVVNNTEHHVAFKVKTTSPKKYFVRPNTGVVQPWDSSVIRVTLQAPREYPPDMQCKDKFLLQSTVVPPNTDVDDLPSDTFNKESTKEIQECKLKVFYVTPSSRGNSEDEGFKSYSDQAPDSNSAVQQLKDERDAAVRQTLQLQQELDFLKRRRHRRNDTGFSLKFALIVGLIGIMVGLLLNFSFSSSLSSPAAVPTVATTTSPVEPSTTEGIETPL from the exons ATGACTGCTGACGggagtaatccattgatctctGTTCAACCCAATGCCCTCAAGTTCGTTT TTGAGCTTGAAAAACCAAGCTTTTGTGATCTTAAAGTGGTGAACAACACAGAACACCATGTGGCCTTTAAG GTTAAAACGACTTCGCCTAAGAAGTACTTTGTGCGACCAAACACTGGTGTTGTACAGCCTTGGGATTCATCTGTTATCAGAG TCACTCTGCAAGCTCCAAGGGAATATCCTCCAGATATGCAATGCAAAGACAAATTTCTGCTACAGAGTACTGTAGTGCCTCCAAATACTGATGTGGATGACCTGCCATCCGATACT TTTAATAAGGAAAGTACTAAGGAGATACAGGAGTGCAAGCTTAAAGTTTTCTATGTAACTCCTTCCTCTCGTGGAAATTCTGAAGATGAAGGATTCAAGAGCTACTCAGATCAAGCCCCTGATTCAAACTCT GCTGTGCAGCAGCTGAAGGATGAAAGAGATGCAGCAGTTCGGCAAACACTGCAGCTGCAACAGGAACTG GATTTTCTGAAGAGACGGAGACATCGAAGGAATGACACGGGATTCTCCTTAAAGTTTGCGTTGATTGTGGGACTGATAGGGATAATGGTTGGGCTGCTGttgaatttttcattttcatcaTCGTTGTCATCACCGGCAGCAGTACCAACTGTAGCGACAACTACATCACCTGTAGAGCCATCTACTACAGAAGGAATAGAGACGCCCCTTTAA